The Malus domestica chromosome 10, GDT2T_hap1 genome contains a region encoding:
- the LOC103436313 gene encoding F-box protein SKIP22-like: protein MQLQIITLNHRDELQEPSPNNSLRSLGITSGDLVFCTLEPSFQTLALPSHPNLHSSAESPNRIEPQCSNFRNSETLIDKGGVMDDSIGEDPKSGGSNSKTLVVSGAESMEIDDPSDGLGLERYLVPFFLKRVLREELGEDHSNHHKLLLIAVHVVLLEFGFVGFDSLSSMLANQKTGSTISLSYTLPELLQNLGSDRNGVEGVVLKFQNLGHFVNVYGSLAFGGSSPHQICLDKNRFAPMIESIWENQNVNERDGLAPEREVLEFWKIVKNGITFPLLIDLCAMAGLPAPPSLIRLPPELKMKILEPLPGVDISKVGCVCKELQNHANNDELWKQKYAEEFGNGSRGEGTGGEGTVTNWKFRFVGN from the coding sequence ATGCAATTACAGATCATAACACTCAACCACCGCGACGAGCTCCAAGAGCCATCCCCTAACAACTCCCTCCGCTCCCTCGGCATCACCTCCGGCGATCTTGTCTTCTGCACCCTCGAACCTTCCTTCCAAACCCTAGCTTTGCCTTCCCATCCAAATTTGCACTCATCCGCAGAATCCCCAAATCGAATTGAGCCCCAATGTTCGAATTTCCGTAACTCCGAAACCCTAATTGACAAAGGGGGTGTTATGGACGATTCGATTGGTGAAGATCCGAAGTCTGGAGGTTCGAATTCGAAAACCCTGGTAGTTTCTGGTGCCGAAAGTATGGAAATTGATGATCCGTCTGATGGGCTAGGGTTGGAAAGGTACTTGGTTCCATTTTTCTTAAAGCGGGTACTGAGGGAAGAGTTGGGAGAGGATCATAGCAATCATCACAAGCTATTGTTGATTGCTGTACATGTTGTGCTATTAGAGTTTGGTTTCGTTGGGTTCGATTCACTTTCGAGTATGTTGGCCAATCAAAAGACGGGTTCAACAATTTCGCTTTCATATACTTTGCCTGAGCTTTTGCAAAATCTGGGCAGTGATCGTAATGGGGTTGAAGGGGTTGTGTTGAAGTTTCAGAATTTGGGGCATTTTGTGAATGTTTATGGGTCTTTGGCCTTTGGAGGTTCTTCGCCCCATCAGATATGTTTGGACAAAAACAGATTTGCCCCAATGATCGAATCCATTTGGGAAAACCAAAATGTGAATGAGAGAGATGGGTTAGCCCCAGAGAGAGAAGTTTTAGAGTTTTGGAAGATTGTGAAAAATGGGATCACATTTCCATTGCTGATTGATCTTTGCGCAATGGCGGGTTTGCCCGCCCCACCGAGCCTTATACGCCTTCCACCGGAGCTCAAAATGAAGATTCTGGAGCCACTGCCTGGTGTCGACATTTCCAAGGTGGGTTGTGTTTGTAAGGAGCTGCAAAATCATGCTAATAATGATGAATTGTGGAAGCAGAAGTATGCTGAGGAGTTCGGTAATGGCAGCAGAGGAGAAGGAACTGGAGGTGAAGGAACAGTGACTAACTGGAAGTTTAGGTTTGTTGGAAATTAG